One Owenweeksia hongkongensis DSM 17368 genomic region harbors:
- a CDS encoding fatty acid desaturase family protein, translating into MSSTIATVRFPRPNKESFRTILSKRVKEYFEENEISSKANGKMVIKTIGMLSLYFVPYILMLTLNPGVWGVLGLFFIMGFGMSGIGMGVMHDAIHGAYASNRHVNRWLGATIYLISGNAANWRVQHNILHHTFTNIEGMDEDMESSGLIRMHPSQEWKKMHKFQVWYTPLVYGILTLNWVTAKDFKQLIKYYKRGVGGHSAESIKKEWVILIFTKILYFTLFMALPLILVPVAWYWIILGFVIMHVTSGIILSFVFQLAHMVEGVENMPMPENGMAEDEWMEHQLRTTADFARGNKLINWYVGGLNYQVEHHLFPTICHIHYPAISEIVKKTAAEFDLPYKEYRRLSDALGAHMRHLAAMAQEPKMA; encoded by the coding sequence ATGAGCAGTACAATTGCTACAGTTAGATTTCCTCGACCGAATAAAGAATCGTTTAGAACCATCCTTTCTAAGCGTGTGAAGGAATATTTTGAGGAGAATGAAATCTCAAGCAAAGCGAATGGAAAAATGGTTATTAAGACCATTGGAATGTTGTCTTTGTATTTTGTTCCTTACATATTAATGTTAACCTTAAACCCTGGTGTTTGGGGTGTTTTGGGGCTCTTTTTTATTATGGGCTTCGGTATGTCAGGTATCGGAATGGGCGTAATGCACGATGCTATCCATGGAGCTTATGCTTCTAACAGACATGTAAATCGTTGGTTGGGCGCAACTATCTATTTGATTAGCGGAAACGCAGCAAACTGGAGAGTGCAACATAATATACTTCACCACACATTTACCAATATAGAAGGAATGGATGAGGATATGGAAAGCTCAGGTCTTATTAGAATGCATCCTTCTCAGGAATGGAAAAAGATGCACAAGTTTCAGGTTTGGTATACTCCTTTAGTGTATGGTATACTTACGTTAAATTGGGTTACGGCAAAAGATTTTAAGCAACTTATAAAATACTACAAGCGTGGTGTAGGTGGTCATTCTGCTGAAAGCATAAAGAAGGAGTGGGTAATTTTGATCTTCACGAAGATTCTTTACTTCACATTATTTATGGCGCTTCCACTTATATTGGTGCCGGTTGCATGGTACTGGATTATTCTGGGATTTGTAATTATGCACGTTACTTCAGGTATCATTTTGAGCTTTGTATTTCAGCTAGCCCACATGGTAGAAGGTGTAGAAAACATGCCTATGCCAGAGAATGGAATGGCCGAAGATGAATGGATGGAGCACCAGTTGAGAACAACAGCAGATTTCGCTAGAGGTAATAAACTTATCAATTGGTACGTAGGTGGATTGAACTATCAAGTGGAGCACCATTTGTTCCCCACTATTTGTCATATTCACTACCCAGCTATTTCTGAAATAGTGAAGAAAACGGCAGCCGAGTTTGACTTGCCGTATAAAGAATATAGAAGATTATCAGATGCATTAGGAGCGCATATGCGCCACCTTGCAGCTATGGCTCAAGAGCCAAAAATGGCTTAG
- a CDS encoding NifU family protein: MEEMKKVPVSIYGEMTPNPAVLKFVANKRLIEQDMVEFKNIEEAQPSPLAVKLFHFPFVKEVFISGNYVAITKYDIVEWEDVTMEVREMLREFLANGNEVLSASYSAQAEDSTEAGTSESSSSVAHPDEKDPAEWEEIEKKIASLLDEYVKPAVASDGGNIKFLKYEDGAVKVLLQGACSGCPSSTMTLKQGIQNLLQEMLPGQIRTVEAVNG, encoded by the coding sequence ATGGAAGAAATGAAAAAGGTGCCAGTAAGCATTTACGGAGAAATGACTCCAAACCCTGCTGTATTGAAGTTTGTAGCCAACAAGAGGCTTATTGAGCAAGATATGGTAGAGTTCAAAAATATTGAGGAAGCACAACCTTCACCTCTAGCTGTAAAACTTTTCCACTTCCCTTTTGTGAAAGAGGTATTCATTTCTGGCAATTATGTGGCCATTACAAAATATGACATCGTAGAGTGGGAAGATGTAACCATGGAGGTTCGTGAAATGCTGAGAGAATTTTTAGCCAACGGCAATGAAGTGCTTAGCGCAAGTTATTCGGCTCAAGCTGAAGACAGCACTGAAGCTGGAACTTCAGAAAGCTCAAGCAGCGTAGCCCATCCAGACGAAAAAGACCCTGCTGAATGGGAGGAAATTGAAAAGAAAATCGCCTCTCTTCTTGATGAGTACGTTAAACCAGCTGTAGCTTCAGATGGTGGTAACATTAAATTCTTAAAGTATGAGGATGGCGCAGTGAAAGTTCTGCTTCAGGGAGCATGCTCCGGATGCCCTTCTTCAACTATGACATTGAAACAAGGCATCCAGAACTTACTACAAGAAATGCTTCCGGGACAGATTCGTACCGTGGAAGCTGTAAATGGCTAA
- a CDS encoding gamma carbonic anhydrase family protein: protein MAIVKEVNGKRPTMGKDCFIAENATLLGDIQMGDECSIWYGAVVRGDVHYVKMGNKVNVQDNATLHCTYQKHPLNIGNNVSIGHNAIAHGCTIHDNVLIGMGAIVMDACVVESNSIVAAGAVVLEGTHIESGSIYAGVPAKKVKDITPELISGEIDRIANNYVMYSGWLK from the coding sequence ATGGCGATAGTAAAAGAAGTAAACGGCAAGAGACCAACAATGGGTAAGGACTGTTTTATAGCAGAAAATGCAACCCTACTTGGTGATATTCAAATGGGTGATGAGTGCAGTATTTGGTATGGAGCGGTGGTTCGTGGTGACGTGCATTATGTGAAAATGGGAAACAAAGTGAACGTTCAGGATAATGCGACCTTGCATTGTACCTACCAAAAGCATCCTCTTAATATTGGTAATAATGTTTCCATCGGGCACAATGCTATTGCACATGGTTGCACCATTCATGATAATGTACTGATAGGAATGGGCGCGATAGTGATGGATGCTTGTGTTGTAGAAAGCAATTCAATAGTCGCTGCTGGGGCCGTGGTGTTGGAAGGCACACACATTGAATCGGGAAGCATTTATGCAGGAGTGCCTGCCAAAAAAGTAAAGGACATTACCCCTGAGCTAATTTCTGGTGAGATTGACCGTATAGCCAATAACTATGTAATGTATAGTGGTTGGCTTAAATAG
- a CDS encoding S41 family peptidase, with protein MKKYILLLLLPLFASCEKMMMDDNPADNPQENFDILWNTINEKYSFLGLKNINWDSIRNHYEPMVTDDISNTDLFTIMDSMLYDLEDGHVNLVSPFNLSRNWNWYLGFPDNFDYEVLERNYLKDDYRIAGGLKYTIIDSIGYIYYESFSSGFSVENLNAAINYMKGTKGLIFDVRNNGGGVLNNAFILAQSLIDSEKQVLITSEKMGPGRDDFGNSLSYTLRPATSYAHYDGEVAVLINRRCYSATNTFAAILYPFDNITLIGDQTGGGGGIPVDSELPNGWTYRFSATRSLIPIDANSYYDIEMGIPPDVVAHNTEARMAEGKDDILETALRVLE; from the coding sequence TTGAAAAAGTATATACTTCTATTGTTGCTTCCACTTTTCGCTTCATGCGAAAAAATGATGATGGATGACAACCCCGCGGATAACCCTCAAGAAAATTTTGACATTTTGTGGAATACCATAAATGAGAAATACAGCTTTTTGGGATTGAAAAACATCAATTGGGACAGTATCCGAAACCACTACGAACCAATGGTAACTGACGATATAAGCAACACTGATTTATTTACCATAATGGACAGTATGCTTTACGACCTGGAAGACGGTCACGTGAATTTAGTATCACCATTTAACCTAAGCAGAAACTGGAATTGGTACTTGGGATTTCCTGACAATTTTGATTACGAAGTATTGGAGCGCAACTACCTCAAAGATGACTATCGTATTGCAGGTGGTTTGAAATACACCATTATCGACTCTATAGGGTATATTTATTATGAAAGCTTTTCCTCTGGGTTTAGTGTAGAAAATTTGAATGCTGCAATCAACTATATGAAAGGGACCAAAGGGCTAATTTTTGATGTGCGTAATAACGGAGGAGGTGTACTAAATAATGCCTTTATTTTGGCACAAAGTCTAATTGACTCTGAAAAGCAAGTGCTTATCACCTCTGAGAAAATGGGCCCTGGCCGTGATGATTTTGGCAATTCTTTAAGCTACACATTAAGACCAGCCACCTCCTACGCTCACTATGATGGCGAGGTAGCCGTACTCATCAACAGGCGATGCTATTCTGCCACCAATACCTTTGCGGCTATATTGTATCCATTTGATAATATCACTTTAATAGGAGATCAAACCGGTGGTGGCGGTGGAATTCCTGTAGATAGCGAATTGCCTAATGGATGGACCTACCGCTTCTCGGCAACTCGCTCACTTATCCCTATTGACGCTAATTCCTATTATGACATAGAAATGGGTATCCCCCCTGATGTAGTAGCACACAATACTGAAGCGCGAATGGCCGAAGGCAAGGACGATATTTTAGAAACGGCACTAAGGGTATTAGAGTAA
- a CDS encoding T9SS type B sorting domain-containing protein, whose amino-acid sequence MKRLGYILAFITTLTLSFNQASAQKGISTPNLNSAGSTMFCNVFIPNAFTPNGDNINDLFEVKHGENCQVLEFNMKIFDRWGRLIYETNSMEKGTAWDGTADGKEVLQGVYMWAAYAKVKTLQGSQEIEEFKNQGTVVVIR is encoded by the coding sequence ATGAAACGCCTAGGATACATACTCGCCTTTATAACTACGCTCACACTTAGCTTTAATCAAGCTTCTGCGCAAAAAGGAATTTCAACTCCCAATCTAAATTCTGCGGGGAGTACAATGTTTTGTAATGTATTTATCCCCAATGCTTTTACTCCCAATGGAGATAATATTAATGACCTATTTGAAGTAAAGCATGGCGAAAATTGCCAAGTGCTCGAATTCAATATGAAAATATTTGATCGCTGGGGGCGCCTTATTTATGAGACTAACTCAATGGAAAAAGGCACTGCTTGGGATGGCACCGCTGACGGTAAAGAAGTACTACAGGGAGTGTACATGTGGGCCGCTTATGCTAAAGTAAAAACCCTTCAAGGATCTCAAGAAATTGAAGAGTTTAAGAATCAAGGTACCGTTGTAGTTATCCGTTAA
- a CDS encoding AsmA-like C-terminal region-containing protein translates to MKKKIFRLLIWALGLFLLLIIAFAAVLYANRDRIQSVVLTEANKLLDVPVDVEDIDVSLRKFPYASLKFTNVYCRGAQASEQDTLLYAKEMYFEFDLWNAISDDLSIRQISLSDGTLHILRPANGKPNYEIWKKDTSSSSSSVFTLEQVNFKNFKALQTEGSANLVTRGHISSLTLKGTFTPKNFSITNEGELKIHSLSYNDSTYISQLNARPYFTLSGNLDSSEQSLSITNGVLKLDNQNISFSTSIVEEKTTIKASLSNGNLKELQALTKQQSWYSHPTITITGRGSVDFTGIFETNQKPHLNVAFSTKDALLTGIQKSSISKVNSRGVYTLKNNRDHLHISEFSAEGKTGKISGTLDINDLTQPGIILNLKSDLDISEWLIFVPIDTITEASGKAIVDLHFENKFKSLTNIKPEELKRAKASGKLGLENISFAFKGADKKIENLNGNLAFAGNDLRVNSFSFKTGQSDIFLEGTFANVLNFIYFKDQRLRIDTRVRSKELNMEDFLLGTSKSKNADDDYDVSFVKNLDLDLDLKVDKFHFENFDATGIQGQLQVKGGVIRGKDILLNANDGSYNGQFTIDTRNLQMYILAASLNGKSIDIHKLFESFKNFGQTVIASDNLYGTANLSVQYLSKMAPSLEIDISTIEMTSNLEIQNGNLKNFDPLLALSDFASIDELRDVHFAKLENNISIRNSQIIIPKMNISSNVLDMGIEGSHGFDNTINYSIRLKLSDVLFNSRKKKRKQSEFDSHLTVVEGDDDPNIYIKMTGSVDDPSITLDRKNISKSINQDLKNQKQELKQIFQKEEKETKEDDSGIQFDLFGEEDDEGGK, encoded by the coding sequence ATGAAGAAAAAGATTTTTCGTCTTCTTATTTGGGCCCTGGGCCTTTTTCTTCTTTTAATTATTGCCTTCGCTGCTGTGCTTTATGCTAATCGCGATAGAATTCAATCTGTCGTGCTAACAGAGGCCAATAAGCTTTTGGATGTGCCTGTTGATGTAGAAGACATTGACGTCTCGCTTCGCAAATTCCCTTATGCTTCGCTTAAATTCACAAATGTATACTGCAGGGGAGCTCAGGCCAGCGAGCAAGACACCTTACTTTATGCCAAAGAAATGTACTTTGAGTTTGATCTCTGGAATGCTATTTCTGATGATTTAAGCATACGCCAAATTTCACTTAGTGATGGTACTCTACATATTTTACGACCGGCAAATGGAAAGCCTAATTATGAAATTTGGAAAAAAGACACCTCCAGCAGTTCGTCTTCTGTCTTTACACTTGAGCAAGTAAATTTCAAAAACTTTAAAGCTCTGCAAACTGAAGGATCTGCAAACCTAGTAACGCGCGGTCATATTTCTTCGCTAACACTAAAAGGAACTTTCACACCAAAAAATTTTAGCATTACCAATGAAGGTGAGCTTAAAATTCACTCTCTATCTTACAATGATAGCACCTACATAAGTCAGTTAAATGCACGCCCTTATTTCACCTTATCGGGAAATCTAGATAGCTCCGAACAAAGCCTCAGCATTACCAATGGAGTTCTAAAACTTGACAACCAAAACATAAGCTTTAGCACGTCCATAGTTGAAGAAAAAACTACCATAAAAGCTTCTTTAAGCAATGGGAACTTAAAAGAATTACAAGCTTTAACAAAACAACAATCATGGTATTCACACCCTACTATCACAATCACAGGGCGAGGTAGTGTAGATTTTACCGGAATTTTTGAAACTAACCAAAAACCACATCTAAATGTGGCCTTTAGCACCAAAGATGCCCTCTTAACAGGAATTCAAAAAAGCAGCATTTCGAAAGTTAATTCTCGTGGGGTTTACACCCTGAAAAACAATAGAGATCATCTACATATTTCTGAATTTTCAGCAGAAGGTAAAACCGGAAAAATATCAGGAACACTAGACATAAATGATCTTACTCAACCAGGAATTATTCTCAACTTAAAAAGCGACCTGGACATTAGCGAATGGTTGATTTTTGTTCCTATTGACACTATTACGGAAGCTTCAGGAAAGGCCATTGTTGATCTCCATTTTGAAAACAAATTCAAATCATTGACCAACATAAAACCAGAAGAACTGAAACGGGCAAAAGCCAGCGGAAAATTGGGTCTGGAAAATATTTCTTTCGCTTTTAAAGGTGCGGACAAAAAAATTGAAAACCTAAATGGAAACCTTGCATTTGCGGGCAATGACCTTCGGGTAAATAGCTTCTCGTTCAAAACGGGGCAGTCTGATATATTTCTGGAAGGAACATTTGCCAACGTGTTAAACTTCATTTACTTCAAAGATCAACGATTACGCATAGACACCCGTGTTCGCTCCAAAGAGCTAAATATGGAAGACTTCCTTTTGGGAACAAGCAAATCAAAAAATGCAGACGATGACTATGATGTGAGCTTTGTAAAAAACCTAGACCTTGATTTAGACCTTAAAGTGGATAAATTTCATTTTGAAAACTTTGATGCGACAGGAATACAGGGACAACTTCAAGTAAAAGGTGGTGTGATAAGAGGAAAAGACATTTTACTCAATGCCAATGACGGATCATATAATGGGCAGTTTACCATCGACACGCGAAACCTGCAGATGTACATATTGGCAGCTAGCTTAAATGGAAAAAGCATAGATATTCACAAGTTATTTGAAAGCTTCAAAAACTTTGGACAAACCGTGATTGCCTCTGATAACTTATATGGCACAGCTAACTTAAGTGTACAGTATCTTTCAAAAATGGCTCCCTCCCTAGAGATTGATATCTCTACTATCGAGATGACCTCAAATCTTGAAATTCAGAATGGAAACCTCAAGAACTTTGACCCTCTACTTGCACTATCAGACTTCGCCTCAATTGATGAATTACGTGATGTTCATTTTGCCAAACTTGAAAACAATATAAGTATTCGCAATTCTCAAATCATCATTCCAAAAATGAACATTAGCAGCAACGTATTGGATATGGGAATAGAGGGTAGCCATGGTTTTGACAATACTATTAACTATTCTATTAGATTAAAACTATCTGATGTACTTTTTAATAGCAGGAAGAAAAAAAGGAAGCAATCCGAATTTGACAGCCACCTAACCGTAGTAGAAGGCGATGACGATCCTAATATTTACATCAAAATGACGGGGTCCGTGGATGACCCTTCCATCACACTTGACCGCAAAAACATTAGCAAGTCCATCAATCAGGATTTAAAAAATCAGAAACAGGAGTTGAAGCAAATTTTTCAGAAAGAAGAAAAAGAGACTAAAGAAGATGACTCGGGCATTCAGTTTGATCTGTTTGGAGAGGAAGATGATGAGGGTGGAAAATAG
- a CDS encoding pseudouridine synthase, with protein sequence MNRGKKGPGRKTNSRPDSAKKPRFSKPRKNTKPQAPAAPKPAGEGSDLIRLNKYLATAGVASRREADNLIKAGTVEVNGKVVTEMGYKVKPGDEVSFNGEMLREEKKVYLVLNKPKGFITTMDDPHARKTVMELIANAGPERLYPVGRLDRKTTGVLLFTNDGDMAATLMHPSSGARKIYQVTLDNKLTNADFSKIQSGLTLEDGPIQVDEISFIEGKGHHNVGVTLHSGRNRIVRRIFEHLGYEVVKLDRVYFAGLTKKTLNRGQWRKLSPKEVNFLRMK encoded by the coding sequence ATGAACAGAGGAAAGAAAGGGCCAGGACGTAAAACAAATTCACGCCCGGACAGTGCAAAAAAGCCACGCTTTAGCAAGCCACGTAAAAATACAAAGCCACAAGCACCAGCTGCTCCCAAGCCAGCAGGCGAAGGTTCCGATCTTATTCGCCTCAATAAATATCTAGCTACTGCTGGTGTTGCTTCCAGACGTGAAGCTGACAACCTAATAAAAGCTGGAACCGTAGAAGTAAACGGCAAAGTAGTGACCGAAATGGGCTACAAAGTGAAGCCTGGTGACGAAGTAAGCTTTAATGGCGAAATGCTTCGTGAAGAGAAGAAAGTATACCTAGTGCTCAATAAACCAAAAGGTTTTATCACCACTATGGATGACCCTCACGCGCGTAAAACCGTAATGGAGCTTATCGCAAACGCGGGCCCAGAGAGACTTTACCCAGTAGGAAGACTTGACCGAAAAACTACCGGAGTGCTTTTGTTTACCAATGATGGTGACATGGCGGCCACTTTAATGCACCCTTCAAGTGGTGCTCGAAAAATCTATCAAGTAACTCTGGATAACAAACTTACTAATGCAGACTTCTCTAAAATTCAGTCTGGATTAACACTAGAAGATGGCCCAATTCAGGTTGATGAGATTTCATTCATCGAAGGAAAAGGGCACCATAACGTAGGGGTAACTCTTCATAGTGGACGTAATAGAATTGTAAGAAGAATATTTGAACACCTTGGATATGAGGTGGTAAAGCTTGATAGAGTGTACTTTGCAGGATTAACAAAGAAGACTTTGAATAGAGGACAGTGGAGAAAACTAAGTCCAAAAGAAGTGAACTTTTTAAGGATGAAATAG
- a CDS encoding YraN family protein, with protein MADHNELGARGEDEAVNFLIKKGYRIKERNWRFVKAEIDIIAENDEWIVMVEVKTRSNDAFGSPEEFVSKAKQKHLIRAANRYLELFPTNKDTRFDIISIVIEPKFLLEHIPEAFYP; from the coding sequence ATGGCTGATCACAACGAACTTGGAGCACGAGGTGAAGATGAAGCGGTAAACTTTTTAATAAAAAAGGGCTACCGGATAAAGGAGCGTAATTGGCGTTTTGTGAAAGCTGAAATAGACATAATTGCCGAAAATGATGAGTGGATTGTGATGGTAGAGGTAAAAACCAGAAGCAATGATGCCTTTGGAAGCCCGGAAGAATTCGTGAGCAAAGCGAAACAAAAACACCTGATACGTGCCGCCAATCGCTATTTGGAGCTTTTTCCCACCAACAAAGACACACGCTTCGACATCATTTCAATTGTCATTGAACCCAAGTTTTTACTCGAACATATTCCTGAAGCATTCTACCCTTGA
- a CDS encoding S66 peptidase family protein: MITPPALKSGDTIAIISTARKISREELEPAVAEITKRGFKVLFGKNLFEEENQFSGSDTQRAEDLQDCMDNPKVKAILCARGGYGTVRIIDKVDFSRFANSPKWICGYSDVTVLHNKLCNLGVESLHSTMPVNFTTNTPEALDGLFDALMGKSLAYNFESHPYNKKGVAEGKLNGGNLSMLYSQTGSNTALQTEGAILFIEDLDEYLYHIDRMMYNLKRNGYFENLAGVIVGGMSDMNDNTIPFGKTADEIIRDHFAEYDFPVCFGFPAGHVADNRSLIMGREVKLNVSENSSLYF, translated from the coding sequence TTGATCACACCTCCTGCATTAAAATCAGGCGATACCATTGCCATAATATCTACCGCTCGCAAAATTTCGAGAGAAGAATTGGAGCCCGCTGTAGCGGAAATAACCAAACGCGGATTCAAGGTTCTTTTTGGCAAAAATTTGTTTGAAGAAGAAAATCAATTTAGCGGAAGCGATACCCAAAGAGCCGAAGACTTACAGGACTGCATGGACAATCCTAAAGTGAAAGCTATACTATGCGCTCGCGGTGGTTATGGCACAGTGCGCATTATTGACAAAGTAGATTTTAGTCGATTTGCAAATTCTCCAAAGTGGATTTGTGGATACAGTGATGTAACTGTTTTACACAATAAGCTTTGTAATCTTGGTGTCGAATCTTTGCACAGCACCATGCCGGTAAACTTTACCACCAACACGCCCGAAGCTCTGGATGGTTTGTTTGACGCTCTTATGGGGAAATCTCTTGCATATAATTTCGAATCACATCCTTATAATAAGAAAGGTGTAGCTGAAGGAAAACTTAATGGTGGAAACCTATCCATGCTTTACAGCCAAACCGGATCAAACACAGCTTTGCAAACTGAGGGGGCTATTTTATTTATAGAAGACCTAGATGAGTATCTATATCATATTGATAGGATGATGTACAACCTGAAGCGAAACGGGTATTTTGAAAATTTAGCTGGAGTGATTGTTGGCGGCATGAGCGACATGAATGACAACACTATTCCTTTTGGAAAAACAGCTGATGAGATAATCCGAGATCACTTTGCTGAATATGATTTTCCAGTTTGCTTTGGTTTTCCGGCTGGTCATGTAGCAGATAACCGCTCTTTGATAATGGGCAGAGAAGTAAAGCTTAATGTTTCAGAAAATTCAAGTTTGTACTTTTAG
- a CDS encoding pyridoxine 5'-phosphate synthase produces the protein MTKLSVNINKIATLRNARGGDVPNLVQVATDCESFGAQGITIHPRPDERHIRYNDVYDLKKIVTTEYNIEGYPSEDFIKLVLDNKPTQVTLVPDGPDVLTSNAGWDTIAHAEMLKDVIATFKENDIRVSLFIECNEDYIQGAADLGADRIELYTEDYANGYSRDPENAVAPYTYAAEIANSLGLGVNAGHDLSLENLEYFAANVPGLLEVSIGHALISDALYFGLENTIQQYRRKLENASR, from the coding sequence ATGACAAAACTGAGCGTAAATATCAATAAAATCGCCACCCTGCGGAATGCACGTGGAGGCGATGTGCCAAACCTGGTACAGGTTGCCACCGATTGTGAATCCTTTGGAGCACAAGGCATCACCATTCACCCCCGACCTGACGAAAGACACATACGTTATAATGACGTATATGACCTTAAAAAAATTGTAACCACCGAGTACAACATTGAGGGTTACCCATCCGAAGACTTCATCAAGTTAGTACTTGATAATAAACCTACACAGGTAACTTTAGTTCCCGATGGGCCCGATGTACTTACCTCCAATGCAGGCTGGGACACAATCGCTCATGCAGAAATGCTGAAAGACGTAATCGCTACTTTTAAAGAAAATGACATTCGTGTATCCTTATTTATTGAGTGCAACGAAGATTATATTCAAGGCGCTGCAGATTTGGGCGCTGATAGAATAGAACTTTATACTGAAGACTACGCCAATGGCTATAGCCGAGACCCTGAAAACGCTGTAGCACCCTATACCTATGCGGCAGAAATCGCCAACAGTTTAGGTCTTGGTGTTAATGCTGGTCATGATTTGAGTTTAGAAAATCTGGAGTACTTCGCAGCAAATGTGCCCGGACTGTTAGAAGTATCTATAGGTCATGCTTTGATTTCTGACGCGCTATATTTTGGTTTGGAAAACACCATCCAGCAGTATCGTAGAAAATTAGAAAACGCTAGCCGTTGA
- a CDS encoding CBS domain-containing protein, with amino-acid sequence MYMKVEKHLLNDLKPLNQSEKVVDILDAMEELKFSHLPVVDDERLYLGVICEDDLLEVSNEDDTLAKHLRLLKAYRISSDADMFEAIRIIGEGNLSLLPVVDAKNNYRGYIATSELLQDVGRELTFKEPGGVLVLSIPVRDYQLTQIAQIVESEDAKVIGFHLSEDTEQEKLLVALKINQTDLDRIVKSFQRYNYNVVEVFHQSLFDDSLEDRYQSFMKYLNI; translated from the coding sequence ATGTATATGAAGGTAGAAAAACATTTATTGAACGACTTGAAACCACTGAATCAGAGTGAGAAAGTGGTAGATATATTAGATGCCATGGAGGAGCTTAAGTTTTCGCACCTTCCTGTGGTGGATGATGAGCGTTTGTATTTGGGAGTGATTTGTGAAGATGATCTTCTCGAAGTTTCAAATGAAGACGATACCTTGGCTAAGCACCTTCGCTTGCTAAAGGCTTACCGTATAAGTTCGGATGCTGATATGTTTGAAGCCATAAGGATAATAGGTGAAGGCAATCTCAGTTTGCTGCCGGTGGTAGACGCCAAAAATAACTATCGAGGATATATTGCTACTTCAGAGCTTTTGCAGGATGTGGGCCGTGAGTTGACATTTAAAGAGCCTGGTGGAGTACTTGTTTTAAGCATTCCTGTTCGCGATTATCAGCTTACGCAAATAGCTCAAATTGTAGAGTCAGAAGATGCTAAGGTTATTGGGTTTCACCTTTCGGAAGACACTGAGCAGGAAAAGCTTTTGGTGGCGTTAAAAATCAATCAGACAGATTTGGATAGAATCGTAAAATCGTTTCAGCGATATAATTATAATGTAGTCGAAGTTTTCCATCAAAGCCTTTTTGATGATTCTCTGGAAGATCGCTATCAGTCATTTATGAAGTACCTAAATATTTGA